A window of Erpetoichthys calabaricus chromosome 12, fErpCal1.3, whole genome shotgun sequence contains these coding sequences:
- the ubxn6 gene encoding UBX domain-containing protein 6, producing the protein MKKFLEDIKKDIKFKSAGPGKKLNEESSSSKEPANEPAAPAKPRYVPSEGSQMAGAAALARIQQQQKPRPLSSQDAIRNQVKKELMAEAEAAAASTTSVHKDDSKTDLKEDATLFSVSGVYFICPLTGATLKKNERESHIKEAILMKFADDPLEASIMMVHTFNKDREKVSAAIEVIGKYMDNICNNPTEEKYRKIRLSNKIFQEKIHPLEGTQEFLQAVGFEKKSLEVSGQENMEEFYVISEETLVQLEHLKECKTKLMSAEPVRAKLDRQPRVFKPSPQASRFELPADFYNLTAEELKKEQQMRSEAVERNSMLRTKAMRERDEQREMRKYNYTLVRVRLPDGNLLQGTFYAREKVSDVYEFVRSHLLNSWQPFELRAPAGQKLNESTALNECGLVPAALLTFVWDAAIQADIEAACAQSRDILTSTLMSSIETLT; encoded by the exons TAGCTCAAAAGAACCTGCCAACGAGCCAGCTGCCCCTGCAAAGCCAAGATATGTCCCCAGTGAAGGATCTCAGATGGCTGGTGCTGCAGCCCTAGCAAGAATCCAGCAGCAACAAAAACCACGGCCGCTGTCATCTCAAGATGCAATTCGCAATCAAG tAAAGAAGGAGTTGATGGCTGAAGCTGAAGCTGCAGCAGCGTCCACTACCTCTGTGCATAAAGAT GACTCCAAAACAGATCTTAAGGAAGATGCCACATTATTCTCCGTGTCTGGTGTTTACTTCATCTGTCCACTTACGGGagctacactgaaaaaaaatgaaagagaaagtcaTATCAAGGAAGCAATACTCATG aaatttgcagatgaccCACTGGAAGCCTCTATCATGATGGTCCATACGTTCAACAAGgacagagagaaagtcagtgcagccatTGAAGTCATAGGCAA GTACATGGACAATATATGCAACAACCCTACTGaagagaaatacagaaaaataaggctgagtaataaaatatttcag GAAAAAATCCATCCCTTAGAGGGCACACAGGAATTTCTTCAGGCAGTTGGCTTTGAAAAGAAGAGCTTGGAGGTTTCTGGTCAAG aaaacatggAGGAATTTTATGTAATAAGTGAGGAAACCCTCGTGCAACTGGAACACCTGAAGGAGTGCAAAACAAAGCTGATGTCTGCAGAACCAGTGAGGGCCAAGCTGGATCGACAACCCCGCGTCTTCAAGCCTTCACCGCAGGCCTCTCGCTTTGAGCTGCCAGCCGATTTCTACAACCTGACAGCTGAAGAGCTAAAGAAGGAGCAACAGATGAG GAGTGAAGCAGTGGAGCGAAATTCAATGCTGCGCACCAAAGCCATGAGGGAGCGGGACGAGCAAAGGGAAATGAGGAAATACAACTATACACTAGTGCGGGTCCGCCTGCCCGATGGAAACCTACTGCaag GGACCTTCTACGCCAGAGAGAAAGTTTCCGACGTGTATGAATTTGTCCGCAGTCACCTCCTGAACAGCTGGCAGCCCTTTGAGCTCCGGGCCCCTGCTGGACAGAAACTGAACGAGTCCACCGCCCTGAACGAGTGCGGCCTG GTACCGGCGGCTCTTCTGACATTTGTTTGGGATGCAGCGATCCAGGCCGACATCGAGGCAGCGTGTGCACAGAGTCGAGACATCCTCACCTCTACCCTCATGTCCAGCATTGAAACTCTGACATGA